The following proteins come from a genomic window of Lolium rigidum isolate FL_2022 chromosome 5, APGP_CSIRO_Lrig_0.1, whole genome shotgun sequence:
- the LOC124653535 gene encoding uncharacterized protein LOC124653535, translated as MAGEARPDAQLFQLLSDLLQQVESMSNQEEVELRAKIEALGLEVTKVPQQAPKQLDELEIAAELDRLSARLENVDKMISSAMTSDPEVKSLLSSTADVWMPVITASADERRGFAGTSGDLEEQEKSK; from the exons ATGGCGGGGGAGGCGAGGCCGGACGCGCAGCTCTTCCAGCTCCTCTCCGACCTTCTCCAGCAG GTGGAGTCAATGAGCAACCAGGAAGAGGTAGAACTGAGAGCAAAGATTGAAGCACTAGGCCTAGAAGTGACCAAGGTTCCACAGCAGGCACCTAAGCAACTTGATGAG TTAGAGATAGCTGCAGAGCTGGACAGACTGTCAGCAAGGCTCGAGAATGTTGACAAGATGATATCTTCTGCCATGACATCTGATCCAGAGGTGAAATCGCTTCTGAGCAGCACCGCCGATGTATGGATGCCCGTCATCACCGCATCGGCCGATGAAAGGCGAGGGTTTGCGGGAACTAGCGGCGACCTGGAAGAGCAGGAGAAATCCAAGTAA
- the LOC124655670 gene encoding probable E3 ubiquitin-protein ligase ATL44: MPRHLLQESVDRLAAMAEPPASAAGGAGGMHRDTFLIMAAMLCFLLCVVGLALVARWSRLCNPSAFSVDAPGAMPPCKGIKKKALQSLPTVSWRPEQRNKDEEDGEVPECAICLAEFAHGDEVRVLPTCGHGFHAACVDVWLLSSSTCPSCRRALVVAVQPATDPPTTTTCCERPDVHAQGSATGAGAGAGRCRPSAQ; the protein is encoded by the coding sequence ATGCCGCGTCATCTGCTGCAGGAGTCCGTCGACCGCCTGGCCGCGATGGCCGAGCCACCAGCGTCGGCGGCCGGCGGTGCTGGGGGGATGCACAGGGACACGTTCCTCATCATGGCGGCGATGCTCTGCTTCCTCCTCTGCGTCGTCGGGCTGGCTCTCGTCGCGCGGTGGTCCAGGCTTTGCAACCCCTCCGCCTTCTCCGTCGACGCGCCGGGGGCAATGCCGCCGTGCAAGGGGATCAAGAAGAAGGCGCTGCAGTCGCTGCCCACCGTGTCGTGGAGGCCTGAACAGAGGAATAAGGACGAGGAGGATGGCGAGGTGCCGGAGTGCGCCATCTGCCTGGCCGAGTTTGCGCATGGCGACGAGGTGCGCGTGCTCCCGACGTGCGGCCACGGCTTCCACGCCGCCTGCGTCGACGTCTGGCTCCTCTCCAGCTCCACCTGCCCCTCCTGCCGCCGCGCCCTCGTCGTCGCAGTGCAGCCAGCCACCGATCCTCCGACGACGACCACGTGCTGTGAGCGGCCCGATGTCCACGCGCAGGGCTCGGCCACCGGCGCCGGCGCAGGCGCAGGCCGttgccggccgtcggcacagtag
- the LOC124655673 gene encoding RING-H2 finger protein ATL80-like → MPRHLLQESVDRLAAMAAPPAAMAGGGRAVHTDTLLILTAVLCFLLCVVGLAMVARCSRLCNPSVFSVDAPGALVKAPCKGIKKKALQLLPTVSWRPEHGEKGEEVPECAICLAEFARGDEVRELPPCGHGFHAACVDAWLMSSSTCPSCRRALVVVAAPPPAEPPATCSCAPAAQVSSTARCWPSAP, encoded by the coding sequence ATGCCGCGACACCTGCTGCAGGAGTCCGTCGACCGCCTGGCCGCGATGGCCGCACCGCCCGCGGccatggccggcggcggcagggccGTGCACACGGACACGCTGCTCATCCTGACGGCGGTGCTCTGCTTCCTTCTCTGCGTGGTCGGGCTGGCCATGGTCGCGCGGTGCTCACGGCTCTGCAACCCCTCCGTCTTCTCCGTGGACGCGCCGGGGGCATTGGTGAAGGCGCCGTGCAAGGGGATCAAGAAGAAGGCGCTGCAGCTGCTGCCCACGGTGTCATGGAGGCCAGAACACGGGGAGAagggcgaggaggtgccggagtGCGCCATCTGTCTCGCCGAGTTCGCACGCGGCGACGAGGTGCGCGAGCTCCCGCCGTGCGGCCACGGCTTCCACGCCGCCTGCGTCGACGCCTGGCTCATGTCCAGCTCCACCTGCCCCTCCTGCCGccgcgccctcgtcgtcgtcgcagcGCCGCCACCCGCCGAGCCTCCCGCCACGTGCTCGTGCGCCCCCGCGGCGCAGGTCTCGTCCACCGCCCGCTGCTGGCCGTCGGCGCCGTAG